One Capricornis sumatraensis isolate serow.1 chromosome 8, serow.2, whole genome shotgun sequence genomic region harbors:
- the PIDD1 gene encoding p53-induced death domain-containing protein 1, with the protein MAAVEAGPVPATSAPEDAARDASEAAGAGPEVPPLPAGNRLSLHLHPGGCRRLLRLCAQQAPQLLEVDFLQLSGHEDPQLLEAALARLPWSLPRLRSLVLKGGQRRDALGACLRGSLTTLPASLSSLAQLAHLDLSFNSLETLPACVPQMCGLDALLLSRNCLSELPAALGTLPALTFLAVTHNHLRTLPPALGALSSLQRLDLSGNLLEALPPEIGGLGSLAELNLASNRLQSLPSSLAGLRALRLFILHSNLLASVPASLACLPLLTRLDLRDNQLRDVPPELLDAPFVRLQGNPLGRPPPDPPSPPGTPVVPEMPRLLLTSDLDSFAVTPQGCSVTLACGVRLRFPAGAAAAPMTIRYRLWPPEPRLVPLGPHDALLSGVLELQPHGAAFQQEVGLWLPFVPPRARRCREVVVRTLSGNSWSDLETCLEEEAPTRLWAHCQVPHFSWFLVVSRPVSDARLVPPEGTLLCSSGHAGVRVTFPPGATEEPRHVRMQVVRVGSRELQALLGEPEAASSPLLCLSQSSPSSFLRPVTIQLPLPPGVTGLSLDRARLHLLHRAAPAAAWDDVTAQVALELTHLYARFQVTRFSWYWLWYTTKACVGSLAQKAWERLRLHRVNLIALQRRRDPKQVLLQCLPRSKVDATLRRLLERYRGPEPSDTVEMFEGEKFFAAFERGIDIDADRPDCVEGRLCFVFYSHLKNLKEVYVTTTLDRRARAVRGQVSFYRGEVPEGVPEEAEAARQKRGPAALWMATLPIKLPRLRGCEAPTREPGLSLAPLNLGDAETGFLTQSNLLNVAGRLGPDWPAVALHLGLPYRELQRIRHEFRDDLDGQIRHMLFSWAERQAGQPGAVGRLVQALEQSDRRDVAEEVRAVLELGRRKYQEGIRHTSLAPRNLASPDRSPSPSPEPAQA; encoded by the exons ATGGCTGCGGTGGAGGCGGGGCCGGTGCCCGCGACATCAGCCCCAGAAGATGCTGCGAGAGATGCTTCAGAGGCTGCGGGTGCGGGGCCGGAGGTGCCCCCGCTCCCGGCAGGGAACCGGCTGAGCCTGCACCTGCACCCCGGGGGCTGCCGCCGGCTGCTGCGCCTGTGCGCCCAGCAGGCCCCTCAGCTGCTGGAGGTGGACTTCCTGCAGCTGAGTGGCCACGAGGACCCTCAGCTGCTGGAGGCCGCCCTGGCCCGGCTGCCTTGGAGCCTGCCACGCCTCCGCTCCCTGGTCCTCAAAG GTGGGCAACGTCGGGATGCCCTGGGTGCCTGCCTCCGGGGGTCCCTCACCACGCTGCCCGCCAGCCTGAGCAGCCTAGCCCAATTGGCCCACCTGGATCTGAGCTTCAACAGCCTGGAGACACTGCCGGCCTGCGTCCCCCAGATGTGTGGCCTGGACGCCCTCCTGCTGTCTCGTAACTGCCTCTCAGAACTGCCCGCGGCCCTGGGGACCCTCCCCGCCCTCACCTTCCTCGCCGTCACCCACAACCATCTGCGAAcactgcccccagccctgggggccCTGTCCAGCTTGCAGCGCCTCGATCTCTCTGGGAATTTGCTGGAGGCCCTGCCCCCTGAGATCGGAGGCCTGGGGAGCCTGGCCGAGCTCAACCTGGCCTCCAACCGGCTGCAGAGCCTCCCCAGCTCCCTCG CGGGGCTGCGGGCCCTACGGCTCTTCATTCTGCACAGCAACCTCCTGGCGTCGGTGCCCGCCAGCCTGGCCTGCCTCCCGCTGCTCACCCGGCTTGACCTGAGAGACAACCAGCTCCGGGACGTGCCCCCTGAGCTGCTGGACGCCCCCTTCGTGAGGCTGCAAGGAAACCCCTTGGGCAGGCCCCCTCCTGACCCCCCTAGCCCCCCAG GGACACCCGTCGTCCCAGAAATGCCCCGGCTGTTGCTGACCTCAGATCTGGACAG CTTTGCCGTGACCCCCCAAGGCTGCTCCGTGACCTTGGCCTGCGGCGTCCGCCTGCGGTTCCCTGcgggggctgctgctgctcccaTGACCATCCGCTACCGCCTGTGGCCGCCGGAGCCGCGCCTCGTGCCCCTGGGTCCCCACGACGCTCTGCTCAGCGGGGTCCTGGAGCTGCAGCCCCACGGGGCGGCCTTCCAGCAG GAGGTGGGCCTGTGGCTTCCCTTCGTGCCCCCGCGGGCCCGGCGTTGCCGCGAGGTGGTGGTCAGGACGCTGAGTGGCAACAGCTGGAGCGACCTGGAGAcctgcctggaggaggaggcgCCCACG CGGCTCTGGGCCCACTGCCAGGTGCCCCACTTCTCCTGGTTCCTCGTGGTTTCGCGCCCTGTGTCTGACGCCCGCCTGGTGCCGCCGGAGGGGACGCTGCTGTGCTCCTCGGGACACGCCGGGGTCAGGGTCACCTTCCCCCCGGGGGCCACCGAGGAGCCCCGGCACGTTCGCATGCAG GTGGTGCGCGTGGGCAGCAGAGAGCTGCAGGCCCTGCTCGGGGAGCCCGAGGCGGCCTCCAGCCCCCTGCTCTGCCTCTCGCAGAGCAGCCCCTCGAGCTTCCTTCGGCCAGTCACCATCCAGCTGCCTCTGCCGCCCGGCGTCACAG GCCTGAGTCTGGACCGTGCCCGCCTGCACCTGCTGCATCGGGCCGCCCCCGCGGCCGCCTGGGACGATGTCACGGCGCAGGTAGCCCTGGAGCTCACGCACCTGTACGCACGCTTCCAGGTCACGCGCTTCTCCTG GTACTGGCTCTGGTACACCACCAAGGCCTGCGTGGGGAGCCTGGCACAGAAGGCCTGGGAGCGGCTACGGCTGCACCGCGTGAACCTCATCGCGCTGCAGAGACGCCGGGACCCCAAGCAGGTCCTGCTGCAGTGCCTGCCCCGCAGCAAG GTGGACGCCACCCTGCGGCGGCTGCTGGAGCGATACCGCGGCCCTGAGCCCTCAGACACCGTGGAGATGTTTGAGGGCGAGAAGTTCTTCGCCGCCTTCGAGAGGGGAATCGACATCGACGCAG ACCGCCCCGACTGCGTGGAGGGCAGGCTCTGCTTTGTTTTCTACTCCCACCTGAAGAACCTGAAGGAGGTGTACGTGACCACCACCCTGGACCGACGGGCTCGGGCCGTGAGGGGCCAG gTGTCCTTCTACCGGGGCGAGGTGCCGGAGGGAGTGCCTGAGGAGGCAGAGGCTGCCCGGCAGAAGAGGGGCCCAGCTGCCCTGTGGATGGCCACTCTGCCCATCAAGCTGCCG AGATTGCGGGGATGCGAGGCCCCGACCCGGGAGCCTGGCCTCTCCCTGGCACCTCTGAACCTGGGCGACGCCGAGACtggcttcctgacccagagcaACCTGCTGAATGTGGCTGGGCGCCTGGGCCCTGACTGGCCAGCTGTGGCCCTGCACCTGGGCCTGCCTTACCGTGAGCTCCAGCGCATCCGGCATGAGTTCCG GGATGACCTGGATGGGCAGATCCGCCACATGCTCTTCTCCTGGGCGGAGCGCCAGGCTGGGCAGCCGGGGGCCGTGGGGCGCCTCGTGCAGGCTCTGGAGCAGAGTGACCGGCGGGACGTGGCCGAAGAGGTGCGGGCTGTCTTGGAGCTTGGCCGCCGCAAGTACCAGGAGGGCATCCGTCACACGAGCCTGGCCCCCAGGAACCTCGCCTCGCCTGACCGGTCGCCGTCACCTTCCCCAGAGCCTGCCCAGGCTTAG
- the SLC25A22 gene encoding mitochondrial glutamate carrier 1 encodes MADKQISLPAKLINGGIAGLIGVTCVFPIDLAKTRLQNQQNGQRVYTSMSDCLIKTIRSEGYFGMYRGAAVNLTLVTPEKAIKLAANDFFRHQLSKDGQQLTLLKEMLAGCGAGTCQVIVTTPMEMLKIQLQDAGRLAAQRKILSAQAQLSGQGSAQPSVEAPAAPRPTATQLTRDLLRSRGIAGLYKGLGATLLRDVPFSIVYFPLFANLNELGRPAPGEKSPFYVSFLAGCVAGSAAAVAVNPCDVVKTRLQSLQRGVNEDTYSGFLDCARKILRNEGPSAFLKGAYCRALVIAPLFGIAQVVYFLGIAETLLGLPRIQP; translated from the exons ATGGCCGATAAGCAGATCAG CCTGCCAGCCAAGCTCATCAATGGCGGCATCGCCGGCCTGATCGGGGTCACCTGCGTGTTCCCCATCGACCTGGCCAAGACGAGGCTTCAGAACCAGCAGAATGGCCAGCGCGTGTACACCAGCAT GTCCGACTGCCTCATCAAGACCATCCGCTCAGAGGGCTACTTCGGGATGTACCGAg GAGCCGCCGTGAACCTGACCCTCGTCACCCCTGAGAAGGCCATCAAGCTGGCAGCCAATGACTTCTTCCGACACCAGCTCTCCAAGGACGG GCAGCAGCTGACCCTGTTGAAGGAGATGCTGGCGGGCTGTGGGGCCGGCACCTGCCAGGTGATCGTGACCACCCCCATGGAGATGCTGAAGATCCAGCTCCAGGACGCGGGCCGCCTCG CCGCCCAGAGGAAGATCCTGTCCGCCCAGGCCCAGCTCTCGGGCCAGGGGAGTGCCCAGCCCTCGGTGGAGGCTccggccgccccccgccccacggCCACTCAGCTGACCAGGGACCTGCTGCGGAGCCGCGGCATCGCTGGTCTCTACAAGGGCCTGGGGGCCACGCTGCTCAG GGACGTCCCCTTCTCCATCGTCTACTTCCCCCTCTTTGCCAACCTGAACGAGCTGGGCCGGCCGGCACCTGGGGAGAAGTCGCCTTTCTACGTGTCCTTCCTAGCCGGTTGCGTGGCTGGGAGCGCAGCTGCGGTGGCCGTCAACCCCTGTGATG tggttaagactcggctCCAGTCACTGCAGCGTGGCGTCAACGAGGACACCTACTCAGGATTCCTGGACTGTGCCAG GAAGATCCTGCGGAACGAGGGCCCCTCCGCCTTCCTGAAGGGCGCTTACTGCCGTGCCCTGGTCATTGCCCCGCTGTTCGGCATTGCTCAAGTGGTTTACTTCCTGGGCATCGCTGAGACCCTGCTGGGGCTGCCGCGCATCCAGCCCTGA
- the RPLP2 gene encoding large ribosomal subunit protein P2, giving the protein MRYVASYLLAALGGNSSPSAKDIKKILDSVGIEADDDRLNKVISELNGKNIEDVIAQGIGKLASVPAGAAVAVSAAPGSAAPAAGSAPAAAEEKKEEKKEESEESDDDMGFGLFD; this is encoded by the exons ATGCGTTACGTTGCCTCCTACTTGTTGGCCGCCCTCGGGGGCAATTCCTCCCCTAGCGCCAAGGACATCAAAAAGATCCTGGACAGCGTGGGCATCGAGGCAGACGACGACCGGCTCAACAAG GTCATCAGTGAGCTCAACGGAAAGAACATCGAGGACGTCATTGCCCAGG GTATCGGCAAGCTGGCCAGTGTGCCTGCTGGCGCGGCTGTGGCCGTCTCTGCTGCCCCAGGATCGGCAGCACCTGCTGCGGGTTCTGCTCCAGCCGCAG cggaggagaagaaggaggagaagaaggaagagtcGGAGGAGTCAGATGACGACATGGGCTTTGGCTTGTTTGACTAG